A window of Planctomycetota bacterium genomic DNA:
CATGGTGTAGAATTGCGAGTTCCGCACGAAGGTGGTGAACTCGTAAAAGCCCGGGCCGCCCAGCGACGTGTCGAGTTGTCCCGAAATCGCCAGCAGCGTGTCGCGCAAGGTTTCGGCGTCGAGCCGTTGCGGCGATTTGCGCCACAGCAATCGGTTGCCGGCGTCGACCTTCGCGGCCGCGGCACTCAGCGCCGACGATTGCCGATAGGCCGCCGACGTGACGATCAGGCGCTGTAGATGCTTCAAGCTGAACTTCGAGCGGACCAACTCGCCGGCCAGCCATTCGAGCAATTCCGGGTGCGACGGCCGGCCACCGTTAAAGCCGAAATCGTTCGGCGTGTCGACGAGGCCGACGCCAAAATGATAGTGCCAGAGCCGATTCACCATCACCCGGGCGAAGAGCGGATTTCGCGCGTCGGTGATCCACTCGGCCAGTTGGCGGCGGCGGTCCATGTCGCTGGACTGCTCGTCCAGGCCGAAGTCGGCGTCGACGCCGCGCAGCGAGGCGATGCCGCCGGCGATCACCGGTTCGCGCGGGTCGCCCGGGTTCCCCCGGTGCAATACGAAGGCCGGCTCGGGCTCGCGCGGGGCGACGGCATAGACGGTCGAGTCCTGCAAGCGCGTGAGCTGCTGCCCAAGCTGGTTGTATTCAAAGCGAAGTGATGCCCAGCGGCTGCGCTGCTCCTCGGGAATGTTCTCGCGCAGTTCTGTTTCGCTGATCTCGGTGTATTCGACGCCGGCCGAGGCGGCGACTTCGGCCGCGCCGAGGGCTCGATCGTACAGCCGCGCCCGATCGATCGCGCCGCGCAGCAGCTTGTTGCGCTCGACCGGAAAATGGCGCACGCCGAAGCTGACCTGGGCGTTATCCACGGTAAAACGGGGCGTCACGCCGGCCGAGTAGTAACGGCCATAGGGCTGACCATCGTGATAGCCCGTCACGCGACCATCCTCGGCATAGACGATCGCCACGTGAACGAACTTGGGAGCGGCGTTTTGTTCCGGCAGCGCGCGGAAGCTTTGTGTCCGCGAGAAGTTGTTGCTGCCGGCCATCCACTGGCGCGGCTCGCGCTCGCCAAACACGATCGCGTCGAACAACTTGCCGTCGGGCGTCTGGACGGTCATCGCGCCGCCGCCGCGCTGGTCCAAGTCGGCCAACGCGATCCAGGCTTCGAGCGTCTTGGCCTTGAGATTCTTCTTCAATAATGGCGAGGTGGCGTAGCCGCGACCGTCGAGGACCAGTTGCCCGCCACTGAACCAAGCGCCGTCGTGCAGTTCCAGGTGCAACTCGCCGACCGAATCGCGCGCGTCGTCGTTGAAGTCCCAGGCGGCGAACGGTTTCGGCGGCTCGGGCTTGGGGCTGGCGCGACGCTGGGCGAGAATCTGCTCCCGAACCGGCGCTTCGATCGACGGCAGCTCGCGCCCCAACTCGGCGCGGCGGGCTTGAAAAGCCTTTTCGTGTGCGCGCTGCTGGGCCTCGACCGCTTCGCGCGGCAGCTTGGGCTCGCCTTGTCGCACGCCCCCCAGGGCCGCGGTCAGCCGGTAATACTCGCTCTGGCGGATCGGATCGAACTTGTGATCGTGACAGCGGCTGCAATTGACCGTCAGCCCCAGAAACGTCTGGCCGACGACGCTGACCAGATCTTCGAGTTCATCCTGTCGCACGACCGCGCGCATGGCGGCGCTTTGCTGTTGTTGACCCACTTCGTCGTACGGGCCAGCCACCAGGAAGCCAGTCGCGATCAGCGCCTCGGCATCGCCCGGTCTAAAAACGTCGCCAGCGATCTGCAACCGAACGAACTCGTCGTAAGGCAGATCCCGATTCAACGCGTCGACGACCCAATCGCGATATTGCCAGGCATTGGTCCGCAGCTTGTCGCGCTCGAAGCCTTGGCTTTCGCCGAAGCGAACCACGTCGAGCCAATGGCGCGCCCAGCGCTGGCCATAGGCCGGCGACGCGAGCAACCGCTCGACCAGAGCTTCGTACGCGGTCGGCGAGTTGTCGTTCAGAAAGGCTTCGACCTCGGCGGGCTCGGGAGGCAGTCCCAGCAGCGCGAACGACAGCCGACGGACCAGCGTGCGGCGATCGGCCGCAGGCGATTCCGCCAGGCCAGCGGCGCCGCGCTTGGCGCTCAGGAACGTGTCGATCGGGTTCGCTGGTGCGGTGCTATTTCCTTCAGAGGGCAGTTTCGGCGGCTTGACGTTCTTCAACGGCTGCAGCGACCACCAGTCATAGCCGGCGCGTGCTTCGGTGGTGTACTCGAGCGGGTCGAGCGCGCCGCCGGCCCAGTTTGCGCCCGATTTGATCCAGGCGCGAACCAGTTCGCGCTCGGCCGGAGTCAGCGGCGTCTTGGGGGGCATTTCGTCGCTGCTGATCCGCTGCCAGATCAGGCTCTCGTCGGGTTTGCCGGGGACCAGGGCCGGGCCGCTTTCACCGCCCCGCAGCAGGTTCTCGAGCTGCGTCAGGTCGAGCCCCGCTTGGTGCTCGCCCGG
This region includes:
- a CDS encoding DUF1553 domain-containing protein, encoding MSCRAVTRLCLALFIAVGASAESRAADNADASKPVDFARQVGPVLAKRCAGCHNPGEHQAGLDLTQLENLLRGGESGPALVPGKPDESLIWQRISSDEMPPKTPLTPAERELVRAWIKSGANWAGGALDPLEYTTEARAGYDWWSLQPLKNVKPPKLPSEGNSTAPANPIDTFLSAKRGAAGLAESPAADRRTLVRRLSFALLGLPPEPAEVEAFLNDNSPTAYEALVERLLASPAYGQRWARHWLDVVRFGESQGFERDKLRTNAWQYRDWVVDALNRDLPYDEFVRLQIAGDVFRPGDAEALIATGFLVAGPYDEVGQQQQSAAMRAVVRQDELEDLVSVVGQTFLGLTVNCSRCHDHKFDPIRQSEYYRLTAALGGVRQGEPKLPREAVEAQQRAHEKAFQARRAELGRELPSIEAPVREQILAQRRASPKPEPPKPFAAWDFNDDARDSVGELHLELHDGAWFSGGQLVLDGRGYATSPLLKKNLKAKTLEAWIALADLDQRGGGAMTVQTPDGKLFDAIVFGEREPRQWMAGSNNFSRTQSFRALPEQNAAPKFVHVAIVYAEDGRVTGYHDGQPYGRYYSAGVTPRFTVDNAQVSFGVRHFPVERNKLLRGAIDRARLYDRALGAAEVAASAGVEYTEISETELRENIPEEQRSRWASLRFEYNQLGQQLTRLQDSTVYAVAPREPEPAFVLHRGNPGDPREPVIAGGIASLRGVDADFGLDEQSSDMDRRRQLAEWITDARNPLFARVMVNRLWHYHFGVGLVDTPNDFGFNGGRPSHPELLEWLAGELVRSKFSLKHLQRLIVTSAAYRQSSALSAAAAKVDAGNRLLWRKSPQRLDAETLRDTLLAISGQLDTSLGGPGFYEFTTFVRNSQFYTMQDAIGRSFQRRTIYRTWVRSARSQLLDVFDCPDPSTKTPQRAVTTTPLQALSLLNNAFVLRAADDCAASIRDTAGDDVPKQVEQLFRRAYHRSPADEESRVCQELVRTHGLAALCRVVFNSNELLYVD